In Daphnia pulicaria isolate SC F1-1A chromosome 9, SC_F0-13Bv2, whole genome shotgun sequence, the genomic stretch GCGACGAACTGACTCGGTGTCAGGTGAGATCCGTTCTGAATGAAACtgcctcaacaaaataacggtttttaaaagttttcttcttccgcgggCAACTGTTATCAGACTTCCAACTTATCCAAGCAAGCTAGATATTGACGTAAAAACGGATTGCGCTTCATTGCTACGCGACTGTAATAAGGTTACTCTCAGTTTCTTTTGTTATCATTTATTCAACTGATAGGCCGTGTGTGACTGTTGTACTGAAAGATTAATTGAACTAGTCTAGCCTAGTCTTTTAGCGTctattgaaatgatttttataGAAATTTACAAACTGAACATGTACAAATAAGGCACTACATTTTAAGATAGAGCACTATAATCTCTATACTTAATTAATTATCAGCGTATCACAGACAAGAAATACTTGCCATTTAATGGAACAACTAACATAAGCTCTAGAACACTCTGGCACGTGATAGCAACGGCTGCGCTCATCGATAACGCAATCACTTTCAAACTCGAGAAAACATTTTGCCCTCGTGCGATCGATACACTCCGTCGTTAAAAGCCACTAAGTCATAATCAATCATGTTCCGATCTGAGAATTGTTGTAGTTTCGCGTCTTCTTTCAGTTCCAGGTAGTAGCTGAAGACCACCAACCAGAAGAAAAGCCAAAGCCCTTGACAAGTGGAAATAGAACAAACAATATTTAATCTAATTTTACCCGAATGATAATTGAGTCGCATGCGTATATACCTGCCCCAACGACAGAGCCAATCAGGTAACCTATTCCAATTCCATAGCCTCCAGCAATGGATAAAAATATGCCGAAGAATAACGAGTAGCCAATCACGATAAGAAATGTAATCGCTTCTAATATGATCCACGGCAAAAGGAACATGGACTTGTGATTGTTCCAAGCCGAGATCAATAGGAAAATACTAGTGGTAATGGTCAAAGCTGACCCGACGATTCGAATGATATTATTAGCACCTGACATTTCGTAATCAAGCAAAATGATTTAGTGAATTAATTGTTCGGTAAAATCACATGTTGTAGAAATACCTGCTACTTTATTGACAGCCACAGCATTCGATATACTGTCAACTATACCCAAAATGAAACCTATAGTTCCAACTAcctgtgaaaaataaaataaaacatcatcATTTCAATTTAGTTCATTATTTCAGGATAataaagtacaaaaaaaaaccgaa encodes the following:
- the LOC124313387 gene encoding uncharacterized protein LOC124313387 isoform X1, with the protein product MKYCRLKQFCCGCSLQTGTKIVGVICLVVGTIGFILGIVDSISNAVAVNKVAGISTTCANNIIRIVGSALTITTSIFLLISAWNNHKSMFLLPWIILEAITFLIVIGYSLFFGIFLSIAGGYGIGIGYLIGSVVGAGLWLFFWLVVFSYYLELKEDAKLQQFSDRNMIDYDLVAFNDGVYRSHEGKMFSRV
- the LOC124313387 gene encoding uncharacterized protein LOC124313387 isoform X2 yields the protein MKYCRLKQFCCGCSLQTGTKIVGVICLVVGTIGFILGIVDSISNAVAVNKVAGANNIIRIVGSALTITTSIFLLISAWNNHKSMFLLPWIILEAITFLIVIGYSLFFGIFLSIAGGYGIGIGYLIGSVVGAGLWLFFWLVVFSYYLELKEDAKLQQFSDRNMIDYDLVAFNDGVYRSHEGKMFSRV